Proteins encoded together in one Lycium ferocissimum isolate CSIRO_LF1 unplaced genomic scaffold, AGI_CSIRO_Lferr_CH_V1 ctg215, whole genome shotgun sequence window:
- the LOC132043147 gene encoding protein DETOXIFICATION 56-like yields MPEAMTKKWPENLIQNALLEIKLQRGIVLPLMAMNFTWFAKTAITTAFLGRLGELPLAGATLGFTFANVTGFSVLNGLSGAMEPICGQAFGAKNHKLLHKTLVMATSLLLFVSIPISFLWLNADKILIKFGQQEDISMVAKKYLTYLLPDLVITSFLCPLKAYLTTQNIPIPIMLTSALAVALHIPINVLLSMTKGLEGISMAYWITDLLITILLAIYVVIAENKKGGKWNEGGWWEQGIYDWIRLLKLAGPCCLTTCLEWWCYEILVLLTGRLANAKQAVGVIAIVLNFDYLVFSVMLSLATCASIRVSNELGADSPGPAYRAAYVSLGLSMVVGFLGGSVMAAARGIWGPLFSHDKGIIRGVKRIMLLMALIEVVNFPLAVCGGIVRGTARPWLGMYANISGFYLLALPLGVIFAFKVQLGLAGLLIGFMVGVVFCLAFLLVLIARIDWVGEANKAHMLACNQGEAGEDDGRKTSGMVKENGS; encoded by the coding sequence ATGCCTGAAGCAATGACCAAAAAATGGCCAGAAAATCTCATACAAAATGCTCTCTTAGAAATAAAATTGCAAAGGGGAATAGTACTCCCTCTAATGGCTATGAACTTCACATGGTTTGCAAAAACAGCCATCACAACTGCGTTCCTCGGTAGGCTTGGAGAGCTTCCTTTAGCAGGAGCCACGTTAGGTTTTACGTTCGCGAACGTGACTGGATTCTCAGTCTTGAATGGACTAAGTGGTGCTATGGAGCCTATTTGTGGACAAGCATTTGGAGCCAAGAATCATAAGTTACTTCACAAGACCCTTGTTATGGCTACTTCTTTGTTACTATTTGTCTCAATTCCTATTTCTTTCTTGTGGCTTAATGCTGACAAAATTCTCATTAAATTTGGCCAGCAAGAAGACATTTCTATGGTAGCTAAAAAATATCTTACTTATCTCCTCCCTGATTTGGTAATCACATCTTTTTTGTGTCCATTGAAAGCTTATTTAACCACACAAAATATTCCAATTCCAATTATGCTAACCTCAGCTCTGGCTGTTGCTCTGCATATACCGATAAACGTGCTACTTTCAATGACTAAGGGGCTAGAAGGAATTTCCATGGCATATTGGATAACAGACTTATTGATCACGATTCTTTTGGCCATTTATGTAGTGATAGCGGAGAATAAAAAGGGCGGAAAGTGGAACGAAGGAGGCTGGTGGGAACAGGGGATTTATGATTGGATCAGATTGCTCAAACTCGCTGGACCTTGTTGCCTTACTACTTGCCTTGAATGGTGGTGCTATGAGATTTTGGTTTTGCTAACAGGGCGTCTCGCGAATGCTAAACAAGCAGTTGGGGTTATAGCAATTGTGTTGAACTTTGACTACTTGGTCTTCTCTGTTATGCTCTCGCTTGCCACATGTGCATCCATTCGCGTGTCCAATGAGCTGGGGGCAGATAGTCCGGGCCCTGCTTACAGGGCAGCATATGTGTCATTAGGGTTAAGTATGGTCGTTGGTTTTCTCGGTGGCTCTGTAATGGCAGCAGCAAGAGGAATTTGGGGGCCTTTGTTTAGCCATGACAAAGGGATAATTAGAGGTGTGAAGAGGATTATGTTGttaatggccttaattgaagTTGTTAACTTCCCTTTAGCAGTTTGTGGAGGAATTGTTCGGGGAACGGCGCGGCCTTGGCTAGGGATGTATGCTAATATCAGTGGATTTTACTTGTTGGCATTGCCGCTAGGGGTTATTTTTGCTTTTAAGGTTCAGTTAGGTCTTGCAGGATTATTGATAGGGTTTATGGTTGGAGTAGTTTTTTGTTTGGCCTTCTTGTTGGTGTTGATTGCTAGGATTGATTGGGTTGGAGAAGCTAACAAAGCACATATGCTTGCTTGCAATCAGGGAGAAGCTGGTGAAGATGATGGTCGCAAAACTTCGGGGATGGTTAAAGAAAATGGCTCATGA